In Ancalomicrobiaceae bacterium S20, the following proteins share a genomic window:
- a CDS encoding YqgE/AlgH family protein: MGSADIKETGYLDGQILIAMPSMEDQRFSRALIYVCAHSAEGAMGIIINQLAPQMSFGELLVQLDVIPKAEQIQLPPLAKRMRVHHGGPVESGRGFVLHSSDYFIENATLPIDRQVSLTTTLEVLKAIAEGRGPENAILALGYAGWAPGQLENEIQWNGWLNCPADPSLLFDPDLDSKYDRAMRSLGIEIGLLSRDAGHA; the protein is encoded by the coding sequence ATGGGAAGCGCCGACATCAAGGAGACGGGTTATCTGGACGGGCAGATCCTGATCGCCATGCCGAGCATGGAGGATCAGCGATTCTCGCGAGCGCTGATCTACGTCTGCGCCCATTCGGCCGAGGGCGCGATGGGCATCATCATCAACCAGCTCGCGCCGCAGATGTCGTTCGGCGAACTGCTCGTCCAGCTCGACGTGATCCCCAAGGCCGAACAGATCCAGCTGCCGCCGCTCGCCAAGCGCATGCGCGTGCACCATGGCGGCCCGGTCGAGAGCGGCCGCGGCTTCGTGCTGCACTCCTCGGACTATTTCATCGAGAACGCCACGCTGCCGATCGACCGGCAGGTGTCGCTGACCACGACGCTCGAGGTGCTGAAGGCGATCGCCGAGGGCCGCGGGCCGGAGAACGCCATCCTGGCGCTCGGCTATGCCGGCTGGGCGCCCGGCCAGCTCGAGAACGAGATCCAGTGGAACGGCTGGCTCAACTGCCCGGCCGATCCGTCGCTGCTCTTCGATCCCGATCTCGATTCGAAATACGACCGCGCCATGCGCAGCCTCGGCATCGAGATCGGCCTTCTGTCGCGCGACGCCGGCCACGCGTGA
- a CDS encoding homoserine kinase: protein MAVYTEVSDDALVRFVAGYDIGTVLSSKGIAEGVENSNYLLHTDRGNYILTLYEKRVDPGDLPFFLGLMEHLASRGITCPLPVKNRAGEALGELAGRPAAIISFLDGMWVRRPTAAHCAEVGEALARFHLAGADFPIRRPNALTLPSWRPLFERSRARADEVAPGLSADILAELDHLEAAWPSDLPAGVIHADLFPDNVFFIGQDLSGLIDFYFACNDFLAFDIATCLNSWCFEPDLAFNITKGRAILSAYERVRPLTDRERTSLPLLCRGSALRFLLTRLYDWLNVPPGALVKPKDPIEYLRKLRFHRTIADASGYGLALDAPPSAGVVPAGAAS, encoded by the coding sequence ATGGCGGTCTACACGGAAGTCTCCGACGACGCGCTCGTCAGGTTCGTCGCCGGCTACGACATCGGCACGGTCCTGTCCTCGAAGGGCATCGCCGAAGGCGTCGAGAACTCGAACTATCTGCTGCACACCGATCGCGGCAACTACATCCTGACCCTCTACGAGAAGCGGGTCGATCCCGGTGACCTGCCGTTCTTCCTCGGCCTGATGGAGCATCTGGCCAGTCGCGGCATCACCTGCCCGCTGCCGGTCAAGAACCGCGCCGGCGAGGCGCTCGGCGAGCTCGCCGGACGGCCGGCGGCGATTATCTCGTTCCTGGACGGCATGTGGGTGCGCCGGCCGACCGCGGCGCATTGCGCGGAAGTCGGCGAGGCGCTGGCGCGCTTCCATCTCGCCGGCGCGGATTTCCCGATCCGGCGCCCGAACGCGCTGACACTGCCGTCGTGGCGACCACTGTTCGAGCGCTCGCGGGCGCGCGCCGATGAGGTCGCGCCGGGGCTGTCGGCCGACATCCTCGCCGAGCTCGATCACCTGGAAGCGGCGTGGCCGAGCGATCTGCCGGCGGGCGTGATCCATGCCGATCTCTTCCCCGACAACGTGTTCTTCATCGGCCAGGACCTGTCCGGGCTGATCGACTTCTACTTCGCCTGCAACGACTTCCTCGCCTTCGACATCGCGACCTGCCTCAATTCCTGGTGCTTCGAGCCCGATCTCGCCTTCAACATCACCAAGGGCCGGGCGATACTCTCGGCCTATGAGCGGGTGCGGCCGCTGACCGACCGGGAACGGACGAGCCTGCCGCTGCTCTGCCGCGGCTCGGCGCTGCGCTTCCTGCTGACGCGGCTCTACGACTGGCTGAACGTGCCGCCGGGCGCGCTCGTCAAGCCGAAGGATCCGATCGAGTATCTGCGCAAGCTGCGCTTCCACCGCACGATCGCCGATGCGAGCGGCTACGGGCTCGCGCTCGACGCGCCGCCCTCCGCCGGGGTGGTCCCCGCCGGGGCGGCCTCGTGA
- a CDS encoding TetR/AcrR family transcriptional regulator yields the protein MKSTPRGERRQLAILEAARDLFVERGFDAVSVDEIVARAGGSKATVYRAFGSKEGLFEALIGSVNREIADNAGTVQLDETLPPREALLAYARTAAASILTADLAALYRLAVAETPRFPEIGRRFWQAGPGPASALLADYIGRRQKAGVFRAGDPSRLADRFYAMLVDRPVIAISLGILAPPDAAWIAAHAEEVVDHYLVGIAA from the coding sequence GTGAAGTCGACGCCGCGCGGTGAGCGCCGGCAGCTTGCCATTCTCGAAGCCGCGCGCGACCTCTTCGTCGAGCGCGGCTTCGACGCCGTCAGCGTCGACGAGATCGTCGCGCGCGCCGGCGGCTCGAAGGCGACGGTCTATCGCGCCTTCGGCAGCAAGGAGGGCCTGTTCGAGGCCCTGATCGGTTCGGTCAACCGCGAGATCGCCGACAACGCCGGCACCGTGCAACTCGACGAGACGCTGCCGCCGCGCGAGGCGCTGCTCGCCTATGCCAGGACCGCCGCCGCCTCGATCCTGACCGCCGATCTCGCCGCGCTCTACCGTCTGGCGGTCGCCGAGACGCCTCGCTTTCCAGAGATCGGCCGCCGGTTCTGGCAGGCCGGCCCCGGTCCCGCCTCGGCACTGCTCGCCGACTACATCGGCCGCCGGCAGAAGGCCGGCGTGTTCCGGGCCGGCGACCCGAGCCGCCTCGCCGACCGGTTCTACGCGATGCTGGTCGACCGGCCGGTGATCGCGATCTCGCTCGGCATCCTGGCGCCGCCCGATGCCGCCTGGATCGCGGCCCATGCCGAGGAGGTCGTCGACCACTATCTGGTCGGCATCGCGGCCTGA
- the ispH gene encoding 4-hydroxy-3-methylbut-2-enyl diphosphate reductase, with protein MSEKPALEILLAAPRGFCAGVDRAIQIVELALAKFGAPVYVRHEIVHNRFVVESLRRKGAVFVEELDEIPDTEQPVVFSAHGVPKSVPAAAAARNLFHLDATCPLVTKVHREAEIHHRKGRHVILIGHAGHPEVIGTMGQLPEGAVTLVETAADVDRLTPPEGVALSYTTQTTLSVDDTRGIIAALERRFPGIVGPHKEDICYATTNRQEAVKGIAPRVDALLVVGAPNSSNSQRLREVAEREGCTKAALIQRASEIDWSLFGNIQRLGVTAGASAPEVLVEEVIAAFAERYEVTVETVRTADESITFNLPRELRGDAAAE; from the coding sequence ATGTCCGAGAAGCCTGCCCTCGAGATCCTGCTCGCCGCGCCGCGCGGCTTCTGCGCCGGCGTCGACCGCGCGATCCAGATCGTCGAACTGGCTCTCGCCAAGTTCGGCGCGCCGGTCTACGTGCGCCACGAGATCGTCCACAATCGCTTCGTGGTCGAAAGCCTGCGTCGCAAGGGCGCGGTGTTCGTCGAGGAGCTCGACGAGATCCCGGACACCGAGCAGCCGGTGGTGTTCTCCGCCCACGGCGTGCCGAAGTCGGTGCCGGCCGCCGCCGCCGCGCGCAACCTGTTCCACCTCGACGCCACCTGCCCGCTCGTCACCAAGGTGCATCGCGAGGCGGAGATCCATCACCGCAAGGGCCGCCACGTGATCCTGATCGGCCATGCCGGCCATCCGGAGGTGATCGGCACCATGGGGCAACTGCCCGAGGGCGCGGTCACACTGGTCGAGACCGCGGCGGACGTCGATCGCCTGACGCCGCCCGAGGGCGTGGCGCTCTCCTACACGACGCAGACCACCCTCTCGGTCGACGACACGCGCGGCATCATCGCCGCGCTGGAGCGTCGCTTCCCCGGCATCGTCGGGCCGCACAAGGAAGACATCTGCTACGCGACCACCAACCGCCAGGAGGCGGTCAAGGGCATCGCGCCGCGGGTCGATGCGCTGCTGGTGGTCGGCGCGCCGAACTCGTCGAACTCTCAGCGCCTGCGCGAGGTCGCCGAGCGCGAGGGCTGCACCAAGGCCGCGCTGATCCAGCGGGCGAGCGAGATCGACTGGTCGCTGTTCGGCAACATCCAGCGCCTCGGCGTCACCGCCGGCGCCTCGGCGCCGGAGGTGCTGGTCGAGGAGGTCATCGCCGCCTTCGCGGAGCGCTACGAGGTCACGGTCGAGACCGTGCGCACCGCCGACGAATCGATCACCTTCAACCTGCCTCGCGAGCTGCGCGGCGACGCCGCAGCGGAGTGA
- a CDS encoding methyl-accepting chemotaxis protein translates to MLRFSDLRISTKILAVVVVLSTIAGAIAFTGIRSLQGMNEAATRMNRASDLSVTAIRLNTPILAIGSALFRALSEPSADVRADSLKIIAEESDLFRKRSGDVLAASTGELRARVAEVRSQFDTYADLAATLAQKAEATAKTGSEAERAAFRHQATAAYEVQRKLRLANREVLAAFAKAVDAANTEATEIYEANARTMTVVAIAGILFGLGLGGAIGHFGISKPTRAMVEVLQRLAGGDYTTAIAHGDRRDEIGDVARAAAVFKDNLLRTRELEAEAQRAKAASEEQRRQMMLDLADEFEKAVGSIVQMVSAAATEMQATASQLSASAQATSEKATSVSSAAEEAGTSVTSVASSTEELGASVDEIGRQVEHTAGRSTAAVAETEATVRIVGELDHAAGRISAIVQLISDIASQTNLLALNATIEAARAGEAGRGFAVVAAEVKGLADQTARATAEIGQQVAEIQASTNRAVASISGISGTIRAIDETTTAISDSIRQQAVATSDIVQAVTQASLGTQEVTTNITHVARSAEETGSAASQVLEASGELAKQAETLRRQVEGFLVTVRAA, encoded by the coding sequence ATGCTTCGCTTTTCCGATCTGCGCATATCGACCAAGATTCTGGCGGTCGTGGTGGTGCTGTCCACGATCGCCGGCGCCATCGCCTTCACCGGCATCCGTTCGCTGCAGGGCATGAACGAGGCGGCCACGCGCATGAACCGCGCCTCGGATCTGTCGGTCACGGCAATCCGCCTCAACACCCCGATCCTGGCGATCGGTTCGGCCTTGTTCCGGGCGTTGTCCGAGCCGTCCGCCGACGTGCGGGCCGACTCGCTGAAGATCATCGCGGAGGAGAGCGATCTCTTCCGGAAACGGTCCGGCGATGTGTTGGCGGCCTCCACCGGCGAGTTGCGGGCGCGGGTCGCCGAGGTCCGGTCCCAGTTCGACACCTACGCCGATCTCGCCGCCACGCTGGCGCAGAAGGCCGAGGCGACGGCGAAGACCGGCAGCGAGGCCGAGCGCGCGGCGTTCCGTCATCAGGCGACCGCGGCCTACGAGGTGCAGCGCAAGCTGCGGCTCGCCAACCGCGAGGTGCTCGCCGCCTTCGCCAAGGCGGTCGACGCGGCCAATACCGAGGCGACCGAGATTTACGAGGCGAACGCGCGGACCATGACCGTCGTCGCGATCGCCGGCATCCTGTTCGGCCTCGGGCTGGGCGGCGCGATCGGGCATTTCGGCATTTCGAAGCCGACGCGCGCGATGGTCGAGGTGCTGCAGCGGCTCGCCGGCGGCGACTACACCACCGCGATCGCGCATGGCGACCGCAGGGACGAGATCGGCGACGTCGCCCGCGCCGCGGCGGTGTTCAAGGACAATCTGTTGCGCACCCGCGAACTGGAGGCCGAGGCGCAGCGCGCCAAGGCGGCGTCCGAAGAGCAGCGCCGGCAGATGATGCTCGATCTCGCCGACGAATTCGAAAAGGCGGTCGGCAGCATCGTCCAGATGGTCTCGGCCGCGGCGACCGAGATGCAGGCGACCGCCTCGCAGCTGTCGGCCTCGGCGCAGGCGACCTCCGAGAAGGCGACGTCGGTCTCATCGGCCGCCGAGGAGGCCGGCACGAGCGTGACCTCGGTCGCCAGTTCGACCGAGGAGCTCGGCGCATCGGTCGACGAGATCGGCCGGCAGGTCGAGCATACGGCGGGTCGGTCGACCGCGGCGGTCGCCGAGACCGAGGCCACGGTCCGGATCGTCGGCGAGCTCGATCATGCCGCCGGCCGGATCAGCGCGATCGTGCAGCTGATTTCCGATATCGCGTCGCAGACCAATCTGCTCGCGCTCAACGCCACCATCGAGGCGGCGCGGGCCGGCGAAGCCGGTCGCGGCTTCGCGGTCGTGGCGGCCGAGGTCAAGGGCCTCGCCGACCAGACCGCGCGCGCCACCGCCGAGATCGGCCAGCAGGTCGCCGAGATCCAGGCCTCGACCAACCGCGCGGTCGCGTCGATCTCGGGCATTTCGGGCACGATCCGGGCGATCGACGAGACGACCACCGCAATCTCCGATTCGATCCGGCAGCAGGCGGTCGCGACCTCCGACATCGTCCAGGCGGTGACGCAGGCCTCGCTCGGCACGCAGGAGGTGACCACCAACATCACCCATGTCGCGCGCTCGGCCGAGGAGACCGGCAGCGCGGCCTCGCAGGTGCTGGAGGCATCCGGCGAACTCGCCAAACAGGCCGAGACCCTGCGCCGTCAGGTCGAGGGCTTTCTGGTCACGGTCCGGGCGGCGTGA
- a CDS encoding peroxiredoxin, producing MTIGIGDKLPDLTLKVVTADGPVDKSTADVFGGKKVVLFGVPGAFTGVCSGNHLPGYLDNLDAIKAKGVDEVICLAVNDASVMKAWATHTGSLGKLGFIADGSDVFTKAVGLEIDLNAFGMGIRSKRYSAIVEDGVVKSLNIEDTPGTAVASGAAKILEQL from the coding sequence ATGACGATCGGCATCGGCGACAAGCTTCCGGACCTGACGCTCAAGGTGGTGACGGCGGACGGCCCCGTCGACAAGTCGACCGCCGACGTCTTCGGCGGCAAGAAGGTCGTGCTCTTCGGCGTCCCCGGTGCCTTCACCGGCGTGTGCTCCGGCAACCATCTGCCCGGCTACCTGGACAACCTCGACGCGATCAAGGCCAAGGGCGTCGACGAGGTCATCTGCCTCGCCGTCAACGACGCCTCGGTCATGAAGGCCTGGGCGACCCACACCGGCAGCCTCGGCAAGCTCGGCTTCATCGCCGACGGCTCGGACGTGTTCACCAAGGCCGTCGGTCTGGAGATCGACCTCAACGCCTTCGGCATGGGCATCCGCTCGAAGCGCTATTCGGCGATCGTCGAGGACGGCGTCGTCAAGTCGCTGAACATCGAGGACACCCCCGGCACGGCGGTCGCCTCCGGCGCGGCCAAGATCCTCGAACAGCTCTGA
- a CDS encoding pitrilysin family protein: MGVEVTTLGNGLTIATETMPQLESASVGVWVNAGARSEAAEEHGISHLLEHMAFKGTQRRTARQIAEEIEAVGGEINAATSVEHTNYYARVLKDDIPLALDILSDILTDSVFDADELQREQHVILQEIGAAHDTPEDHVFDLLQESAFPGQPIGRPILGTPETVSSFGPDAIRAYLNRHYRGPNMVVAAAGKLEHAEIVALAEARFSGLAGDRIATPEPARYAGGESREERELQEAQITLAFEGRAHGSADQYGAQVLSAALGGGMSSRLFQEVREKLGLCYSISAFHWGYRETGLFGIHAATGEADVDRLVPVMIDEIERIGRDLDEAEVARAKAQMRAGLLMSLESPTARASQIARQILIYGRPLTVDEITAKIAAVSVRDVRRLAGEIFRDSAPTVALIGPVAGAPGAGEVARRLTQAKPAA; the protein is encoded by the coding sequence ATGGGAGTCGAGGTGACGACGCTCGGCAACGGGCTGACCATCGCCACCGAGACCATGCCGCAGCTCGAAAGTGCGTCGGTCGGGGTCTGGGTGAATGCAGGGGCTCGTTCCGAGGCCGCCGAGGAACACGGCATCTCGCACCTGCTCGAACACATGGCCTTCAAGGGCACGCAGCGGCGCACGGCCCGGCAGATCGCCGAGGAGATCGAGGCGGTCGGCGGCGAGATCAACGCCGCGACCAGCGTCGAGCACACCAACTACTACGCCCGCGTGCTCAAGGACGACATCCCGCTCGCGCTCGACATCCTGTCCGACATCCTGACCGACTCGGTGTTCGACGCCGATGAGCTCCAGCGCGAGCAGCACGTCATCCTGCAGGAGATCGGCGCCGCGCATGACACGCCCGAGGACCATGTCTTCGACCTGCTGCAGGAGAGCGCCTTCCCCGGCCAGCCGATCGGCCGACCGATCCTCGGCACGCCCGAGACCGTGTCGTCGTTCGGGCCGGACGCGATCCGCGCCTATCTGAACCGGCACTATCGCGGCCCCAACATGGTCGTCGCGGCAGCCGGCAAGCTCGAGCATGCCGAGATCGTCGCGCTCGCCGAGGCGCGGTTCTCGGGCCTCGCCGGCGACCGGATCGCGACGCCCGAGCCCGCGCGATACGCCGGCGGCGAGAGCCGCGAGGAGCGCGAGCTCCAGGAGGCGCAGATCACGCTCGCCTTCGAGGGCCGTGCCCATGGCTCGGCCGACCAGTACGGCGCGCAGGTCCTGTCGGCCGCGCTCGGCGGCGGCATGTCCTCGCGGCTGTTCCAGGAGGTGCGCGAGAAGCTCGGGCTCTGCTACTCGATCTCGGCGTTCCACTGGGGCTACCGCGAGACCGGCCTGTTCGGCATTCATGCCGCGACCGGCGAGGCCGATGTCGACCGGCTGGTGCCGGTGATGATCGACGAGATCGAACGCATCGGCCGCGACCTCGACGAGGCCGAGGTCGCGCGCGCCAAGGCGCAGATGCGCGCCGGCCTGCTGATGAGCCTGGAGAGCCCGACGGCGCGCGCCAGCCAGATCGCGCGCCAGATCCTGATCTACGGCCGGCCGCTCACCGTCGACGAGATCACCGCCAAGATCGCCGCGGTGTCGGTGCGCGACGTGCGCCGGCTCGCGGGCGAGATCTTCCGCGACAGCGCCCCGACGGTGGCGCTGATCGGCCCGGTCGCCGGCGCGCCCGGTGCCGGCGAGGTCGCCCGGCGGCTCACCCAGGCCAAGCCTGCGGCCTGA
- the thrC gene encoding threonine synthase, with the protein MQYVSTRGEAPVLGFSDVLLAGLARDGGLYVPESWPRLLPSEIAALAGKSYAEVAFRVIAPFVGDAIAEADLKRMIGEAYATFRHPAVTPLVQLDHDHFVLELFHGPTLAFKDVAMQLIGRLMDHVLTERNQRATIVGATSGDTGGAAIAAFQGRDRTDMFIMFPHGRVSAVQQRQMTTVADPNVHAIALEGTFDDAQAILKGMFNHFSFRDRVNLSGVNSINWARVVAQVVYYFYSAVALGSPHRKVSFTVPTGNFGDIFAAFVAERMGLPIEKLVVATNVNDILHRTIATGLYEVRGVVPSSAPSMDIQVSSNFERLLFEAYGRDAGAIRGLMARLTQAKSFTVADEPLAEMRKLFASGRADEATTAATIRDTLEASGYLLDPHTAIGYAVAKAHVTPGVPMVTLATAHPAKFPDSVEAACGIRPALPAWLSDLMTRPELYDVVANDQLIVERFVEERSRSVKVGG; encoded by the coding sequence GTGCAATACGTGTCCACCCGTGGCGAGGCGCCGGTCCTCGGCTTCTCCGATGTCCTTCTCGCCGGTCTCGCCCGTGACGGCGGCCTCTACGTCCCCGAGAGCTGGCCGCGTCTCCTGCCGAGCGAGATCGCGGCGCTCGCCGGCAAGTCCTACGCCGAGGTGGCGTTCCGGGTGATCGCGCCCTTCGTCGGCGATGCGATCGCCGAGGCGGATCTGAAGCGCATGATCGGCGAGGCCTATGCCACGTTCCGGCATCCGGCCGTGACACCGCTCGTCCAGCTCGACCACGACCACTTCGTGCTCGAGCTGTTCCACGGCCCGACGCTGGCGTTCAAGGACGTTGCCATGCAGCTGATCGGCCGGCTGATGGACCATGTCCTGACCGAGCGCAATCAGCGCGCGACGATCGTCGGCGCCACTTCGGGCGACACCGGCGGCGCGGCGATCGCGGCGTTCCAGGGCCGCGACCGCACCGACATGTTCATCATGTTCCCGCACGGCCGGGTGTCGGCGGTGCAGCAGCGCCAGATGACCACCGTCGCCGATCCGAACGTCCACGCGATCGCGCTCGAAGGCACGTTCGACGACGCGCAGGCGATCCTGAAGGGGATGTTCAACCACTTCTCGTTCCGCGACCGGGTGAACCTGTCGGGCGTCAACTCGATCAACTGGGCGCGCGTGGTCGCGCAGGTGGTCTATTATTTCTATTCGGCCGTCGCGCTCGGCAGCCCGCACCGCAAGGTGTCGTTCACGGTACCGACCGGCAATTTCGGCGACATCTTCGCCGCCTTCGTCGCCGAGCGCATGGGCCTGCCGATCGAGAAGCTGGTGGTCGCGACCAACGTCAACGACATCCTGCACCGGACGATCGCAACCGGCCTCTACGAGGTGCGCGGCGTGGTGCCCTCCTCGGCGCCGTCGATGGACATCCAGGTGTCGTCGAACTTCGAACGGCTGCTTTTTGAAGCCTATGGCCGCGACGCCGGCGCGATTCGCGGCCTGATGGCGCGGCTGACGCAGGCCAAGTCCTTCACCGTCGCCGACGAGCCGCTCGCGGAAATGCGCAAGCTGTTCGCCTCCGGCCGCGCCGACGAGGCGACCACGGCGGCGACCATCCGCGATACGCTGGAGGCGAGCGGCTACCTGCTCGATCCGCATACCGCGATCGGCTACGCGGTCGCCAAGGCGCATGTGACGCCGGGCGTGCCGATGGTGACGCTGGCGACCGCGCATCCGGCCAAGTTCCCGGACTCGGTCGAAGCGGCCTGCGGCATCCGCCCTGCGCTGCCGGCGTGGCTCTCGGATCTGATGACCAGGCCGGAATTGTACGACGTCGTTGCAAATGATCAGCTGATCGTCGAACGTTTCGTCGAAGAGCGGAGCCGATCGGTCAAGGTCGGCGGCTAA
- a CDS encoding protein-disulfide reductase DsbD domain-containing protein, whose translation MQKAGVSIALAPHWKTYWRYPGDAGIPPVIDWQGSENVKAVAVRFPAPIRFGTDGLESIGYTAPVILPIEVTLADPSKPARLDVTVLAGICKDICLPAQTKLSLPLAPTAPADPALDAAFARVPEPLPAGTTAPLSVAAIERDAKTTPESVIATVRVPAGAQGLDLFVEGPEGWALPLPAREADRGGLASFRFALDGLPTGAKAAGADLRFTVVTAGRGVEQTLRLP comes from the coding sequence GTGCAGAAAGCCGGTGTCTCGATCGCGCTCGCGCCGCACTGGAAGACCTACTGGCGCTATCCCGGCGATGCGGGTATCCCGCCGGTGATCGACTGGCAGGGCTCGGAGAACGTCAAGGCGGTCGCGGTGCGGTTTCCGGCGCCGATCCGCTTCGGCACCGACGGCCTCGAGTCGATCGGCTACACCGCCCCGGTGATCCTGCCGATCGAGGTGACGCTCGCGGATCCCTCGAAGCCGGCGCGCCTCGACGTCACCGTGCTCGCGGGCATCTGCAAGGACATCTGCCTGCCCGCGCAGACGAAGCTGTCGCTGCCGCTCGCGCCGACCGCCCCGGCCGACCCCGCGCTCGACGCCGCCTTCGCGCGAGTGCCCGAGCCGCTGCCGGCGGGCACGACCGCGCCGCTGTCGGTCGCCGCGATCGAGCGCGACGCCAAGACGACGCCGGAGAGCGTGATCGCCACCGTGCGCGTGCCGGCCGGCGCCCAAGGGCTCGACCTGTTCGTCGAAGGTCCCGAGGGCTGGGCGCTGCCCTTGCCCGCCCGCGAGGCGGATCGCGGCGGGCTCGCGAGCTTTCGCTTCGCCCTCGACGGTCTGCCGACCGGCGCCAAGGCCGCGGGTGCGGACCTGCGCTTCACCGTCGTGACCGCCGGCCGCGGCGTCGAGCAGACGCTCCGCCTGCCTTGA
- the rnhA gene encoding ribonuclease HI, which yields MSETPTTVRVYTDGACSGNPGPGGWGALLHWNEHVKELKGGEADTTNNRMELMAAISALEALKRPCVVEIFTDSNYVKGGITGWIHGWKRNGWKTADKKPVKNADLWQRLEDARNRHQVTWHWVKGHAGHPENERADELAREGMAPFKASRRPA from the coding sequence GTGAGCGAAACCCCGACGACGGTCCGCGTCTACACGGACGGCGCCTGCTCGGGCAATCCGGGCCCGGGCGGCTGGGGCGCACTGCTCCACTGGAACGAGCACGTCAAGGAACTGAAGGGCGGCGAGGCCGACACCACCAACAATCGCATGGAGCTGATGGCGGCGATTTCGGCGCTGGAGGCGCTGAAACGCCCGTGCGTGGTCGAGATCTTCACCGATTCGAATTATGTGAAGGGCGGAATCACCGGCTGGATCCACGGCTGGAAGCGCAACGGCTGGAAGACCGCCGACAAGAAGCCGGTCAAGAACGCCGACCTGTGGCAAAGGCTGGAAGACGCGCGCAATCGTCACCAGGTGACCTGGCACTGGGTCAAGGGCCACGCCGGCCACCCGGAGAACGAACGCGCCGACGAACTCGCCCGCGAGGGCATGGCCCCGTTCAAGGCCTCCCGGAGACCCGCATGA
- a CDS encoding diacylglycerol kinase family protein, whose translation MSLALRMSDENAFDPSTVRSVTLLVNPAAGGFRMKTIQALAEALRGRGLSVEIRMSTAPGHLAELAATVETDVIAVAGGDGSVNEVVGALMARPAPVPTLAVVPQGTANVLAHEIALPSDPQRLAAVIATGRRRDLHIGLANGRPFFLMASAGFDAEIVHAVETGPRPRFKKLAFVHNALTRALGHGGPDLTIEADGRRHTARIAVVAKAKHYGGPFVLAREASAVAPGLVLVALKSDRPWALMRAAAALATGRLGPSANVIVEPVRRVRITSETPVATQIDGEAMATTPLDVVAAERTLPVLVP comes from the coding sequence ATGAGCCTCGCCCTCCGCATGTCCGACGAGAACGCCTTCGATCCCTCCACCGTCCGCTCCGTGACCCTGCTGGTCAATCCGGCCGCCGGCGGTTTCCGGATGAAGACGATCCAGGCGCTGGCCGAGGCGCTGCGCGGCCGCGGCCTGTCGGTCGAGATCCGGATGAGCACGGCGCCGGGACATCTCGCCGAACTGGCCGCGACCGTCGAGACCGACGTGATCGCGGTCGCCGGCGGCGACGGCTCGGTCAACGAGGTGGTCGGCGCGCTGATGGCGCGGCCCGCGCCCGTGCCGACGCTGGCGGTGGTGCCGCAGGGCACGGCGAACGTGCTCGCACACGAGATCGCCCTGCCCTCCGATCCGCAGCGGCTCGCTGCGGTGATCGCGACCGGACGCCGGCGCGATCTGCACATCGGCCTCGCCAACGGCCGGCCGTTCTTCCTGATGGCCTCCGCCGGTTTCGACGCCGAGATCGTCCACGCGGTCGAGACCGGGCCGCGGCCGCGCTTCAAGAAGCTCGCCTTCGTCCACAACGCGCTGACACGCGCGCTCGGCCACGGCGGACCGGACCTTACCATCGAAGCCGACGGGCGGCGCCACACCGCGCGGATCGCGGTCGTCGCCAAAGCCAAACACTATGGCGGGCCGTTCGTGCTGGCGCGCGAGGCCTCGGCGGTGGCGCCAGGGCTCGTGCTGGTGGCGCTGAAGTCGGATCGGCCGTGGGCGCTGATGCGCGCCGCGGCCGCACTCGCGACCGGGCGACTCGGGCCGAGCGCCAATGTGATCGTCGAGCCGGTCCGGCGCGTCCGGATCACCTCTGAAACGCCGGTCGCGACCCAAATCGACGGCGAGGCGATGGCGACGACGCCGCTCGACGTGGTGGCGGCCGAACGCACGCTGCCGGTGCTGGTGCCATAA